Below is a window of Undibacterium sp. YM2 DNA.
TCCCAGTACCAACGTTGATAGTTGTACTTGCGGTAATGCTATCCAAAGTAACAGTACCTGTATGGGTATGCGAGGGCATGTTTGCTGTTGTCAATGAGATCGTGGCAGTGCCATTAGAGATCACCGTCGCATTATTACTACCCGCTCTTTCACCCTGTACCACATTTTGCAGGCCGGGCCCTTGCGCTTGGGAACCAACAACAACACGTCCACGCAAATCAGGTATACCAAATGTATTTTGGCCATCGCCACCATACATGGTACCCAACAGGGCAAACATGGCAGAATTTTGACTGATAGGCACAGTTTGTCCATTGCAGAACAGCCAGCCACGAGGAGGATAGTTAAAGCCTACGGCCAATACGGTACCCATAAATGCATCCATTGCATACTCCAATTCAAGTTATCGTTTAAATAGGGATTGTGCTATCTAGTCTCTTCTGCATCCACCCCTTCACCAGGGAGTTGAATTCAGGGCTTTCATCAATGGCTTTAATATGCAAACAAACAAGCAATTTCAAAAAAAGCAAACCAATTCTACAACCCTTATGCAAAAAATACACTGCAAATTTTTCATCGCTGCATCAGTTAACAAATTTTAACTTTCGCACGCAATTGCTCTAGTTGACTATACTTTTGCTCGCAGAGGTCTGCATAATCTGAACCTGGCTTTGCTGGTACGAGACCGCTGGGTTGAGGATCGCCGGTAAAACTGATGTGCCGGTGTTTTGAATGCAAGCCTGATCGCTGTTTCAGTTTCTCCAATAATTGTTCATCGCAATCAAGTTGAAAAAGGCTCAGCAAATCTGACCAAACCACATCAGGCAATTGCTGATAATTCAACAGGAGCAAATCTTCAGCCTCGGCATGTTCCAGCCCTGCGCAATACATGCAGTGCAACATACTCGCAGCATAGGCATCAAAATCTGCAGCAGGAAAGCCAGATACATCGGGTTTAAGCCGTGACGTATCGAGCAAGCCAGGTATCATCTGCGGCCCACGTTGACGCTGGTGCGAAGCAAGCACAGCCTGCGGTTCGCGGTATAAAAAAATGATAGGGATGGCAGGATAGGCCTTGCGCACAAAGGGTAGCCAGGGCAAATGCCAGCTATCAAATTTGATAAAAAAATGAGTCTCTTCGTCACGCCGTCTTTGTCCCAGAGCGGCGATCAAGGCCTGAAAAACAGGTATCGCATTTTCTGCTTCAGCTTGGTCGTGGCAATAGCGAAAAAATGCATCAATGACAGGCGGTTCCGACATCACGATGCACGGTGGCAGCGACGCCAGCATCTGCGTCAGCAAGGTAGAACCGCAGCGTGACACGTGGAAAATAAAAGCCGTGGGTGCCACCTGCGGCATGCAAGCAAGTTGCTCAGGCAAGCTTTCTATTGGTGTGTGGCAAACTTGCCTTTGCTCGCGGCTTTGCTGGTTCAGTGTGTCGAGAAAAAACGACTCCAGAAACCGCGCTTCTCCCAAATAACGCCAGCATACATTTTCCGTAGCAGCATCAATTGCTACCGGGTACCAGCCCAGCATCGAAGGCAAATCACCTTCATTGATCTGCTGGCCGCGCAACAAAGCTCTTTCTTCGGCCACAAAACCGGCTTTATTACCTATGCGATTAATTTGCATATTCAACCCGCTGATGCCTGTCCGAGCCGGATTGCTTCAAGGCGGCTGGCAATTTGGAGGCCAGCACTTTGCCCCGTGGCACGCAGCATGGCGATCACTTCCTGTACATTGCCGTCATGAATGGCAGGATCATCATATTTTGGTTTTGGTCTGGCAATCCAGCCAGCCTCCAGAAACACTCGCTCCAGCCAGTCATTACTGACGCAATCTATCATCAAATGCACCCGTGCCTGGCTGCCCGGATTCACCACGCCATGCAGGCAAGCGGCATTCAGATACCAGGTATCACCAGCAGAAAAATGCACTTCTTCACCATCAATGGTGAACAGCACGCCGGGTGTCGTGGTGATGGGTACATGCAGACGGGTAATCCCATCCTCCAGCGAAGTACCATCGTCCCTGTGCTCTTTGATAATACCGCCAGCCTCCAGCGACATCAGGCGAACAGATGTTTTGTCACATTGAAACGTATCAACCACTTCCCGTAAATAAGGGCAACTTTGCATGAGTGCCGTATCCTGAAAATTGCCTTCATTCACAGGCATGATGTGATCAATACGGCCATCCACCGCGCGCAAGGGCAGGCAGGTCCAGTTGTTGATGTAGGCATTGGTATTGAAATGCCTGATCCATTCTGAGGCTTCGAGTTGCAGCAGTTCTGCATGCAAGCGGGCTAAATCAAAACTGAAGGGTAACTTCAGATAACGGCTAGGCTGTCGCATCAAACTGCCCTTGTTGTGTGATCTTGTTAGCGAGAGTGTTGGCGGGCAATACCTCGGTTAAAGTGTTTGTCCCGGCAAGCTCCTGAGCCTGCCAGTGCATTTGCTCAAACAGGGCATCAGCCCCGAGTGCCACAAAACCCAATTTCAAATACAAACCGCGCGCCGCGAAGTTAGTTTGTTCAACGGCGAGGCTGACTCCCTTTCCCTGGTCTTGTGCATCTGCCTGCAGAGCCAGCAAAATAGCCTTGGCGATACCTTGACGTTGCGCTGAAGGAATAATCGCAATATCGATCAGACGTAATTCATCGCTGCCAGTATGGATAATGACACGCCCGACAGGCTGACCAGCGTGCTCAACAATCACATGCCTGGCCTCAGGATAATTCAGCCTGACGCCCTCCATCTGTACATGCTGTTGCATTTTGATCATTTGCGCGATGAAGGCAGCATCCATGGGCATTTGTCGCAAGTCTTCACGGCGGCTGGCGTACAGTACATCCAGAAACGCCTGATCGTCTTCATGCACTTCACGCAATGCAAGCGCCGCAGGTAATTTATACACAAGCACTCCCAAGCTGGTTAAAATAACATGCATATTATCCTGCCTATGCTTGTGTTTTCTTGCAAGTGAAACTTTTCACAACATTGATCATGACCATCAGCCTAGAACAAGTACACCCCCTCATCGGCAACAAATTTCAACTCGAAACCTCGAATGGCGTCATGCATCTCGAACTGGTAGAAGCAGAAGAACGTCCACGCCGGGGCATACCAGAAAATTTCCGCACCCCTTTGCTATTGATTTTTGCAGGATCATCTAGGCAACCACTGGCACAAGATAATTATTTTGTTGAACACCCTGCCTTGGGCAGACACGTCTGGACTATCGCACCTACCCTGGCTGACCATGCCAAAGGGCAATATCAACGTCCGCATGAAGACGGTGGAACCTGTGTTTATTACCAGGTTTTCTTCAATTGATTTCACTGCGGCAAGACTTTTTAAGCTTATCTATGTGTCATTCAAATTTTTCATCTAATTTGCTTAATTAATTAGCAGATTTTTTGTTACATTTGCACGCAAAAAAAGTTTTCAATGTTAATATTGCAGTTAATTTTTTAACACTTAATCATTTATCTTCTTGATTTATCAAGATAAATTGCAAATCAGAAATATCGGCGATCCAACTGATTGACGGCGATAATGCAATGGCAGTGCCCTTTATTCAGTCCTGGATTTTTGATTTGTTACGTATCGGGTTTCTGCTTAGTCCCGATTTTTTTAGCTTATCGGTGGTGTGCGGATGCCTGGAAGTAATCAAACGGAAAGCAGTGCAGAACCTGCTGCAAACAAAGTCAAAACCTGGTGGCTAAGTGGCCTGCCCGGCGCGGGGAAAACAACACTTGCGCAAAGCCTTGCCAGGCATCTGCGAGAACTATCTATCCCCGTGTGCGTGCTGGATGGCGATGAAATAAGACAGGGCTTATCAAAGGACTTGGGCTTTAGCCTGGCTGACCGTGAAGAGCAAGGTCGCAGGACGGCAGAAGTCGCTCGCTTGCTCAATCTGAATGGAATATCTGCCATTGTCGCCCTGGTTTCACCCAGTATGCGTGGCAGAGCCTTGGCGCGGGGCATAATAGGTCATGACAAATTCATAGAAACCTATGTCTCCACCCCTTTGCATATTTGCCAGCAACGTGACCCCAAGGGCTGGTATGCGAGAGCAAAGCAAAATCCAGCATTGCAATTAACAGGCGTCTCAGCCCCTTACGAAGTACCCGCCACGGCCGAATGTGTCATAGATACCAGCCAGACGAGCTTGTCTGTCGCAATTCAACAACTGGTTTCATTTCTGAAAGTATCCGCGCAACATGGCTAAATACCATTTCATCTCTGGCCTGCCGCGTTCCGGTTCCACTCTGCTGGCTGCATTGCTACTGCAAAACCCGCGCTTTCATGCTGGCATGACCAGTCCTGTTGGCAGCCTGTTTCGCGGCATGCTCAATCAACTCGGTGCCGGAAGTGAATTTGGTACTGTGGTCAGCAAAGCACAAAGGCGCAGGCTTACCCGAGGCATCTTTGAATCCTATTATGCCGACGAGGCTGAGAAGGAAGTTATTTTTGACACCAACCGTATGTGGACTGCCCACATGCCTGTGTTGATGGACCAATTCCCCGACTCAAAAGTCATCGCCTGTGTGCGCAATGTTGCCTGGATCATGGATAGCCTGGAGCGTCGCTACCGCGCCAATCCTTATGAGATCACTCGTTTGTTCAACGACGATGCTGAACGTAATACGGTCTATAGCAGGGTTGAAACCCTGGCTCAGGCAAACCGGCTGGTAGGTTATCCGTGGACAGCGCTGAAAGAAGCCTTTTATGGCGAACATGCTTCTTCTCTATTAATCGTTGACTATGACTTGCTTGCTCAGGCACCTGAGAAAGTCATGCCTCTGGTTTATCAATTTATTGATGAACCTGTCTTCGAGCATGACTTCAACCAAGTCAGCTACGACGCCCCTGAATTTGATGCGCAACTGGGCTTGCATGGTATGCATAAGGTACGCAGCAGTGTCAGCCACGAAAAACGTACGAGTATCCTACCGCCAGACTTGTTCGATAAATTCACGACACTGTCATTCTGGAACAACACCAATCAAAGCAGTGCCAATGTCATTACAGTCAAGACACCTGTGGTAGATAAAGAGGCATCACAT
It encodes the following:
- the cysC gene encoding adenylyl-sulfate kinase, producing MPGSNQTESSAEPAANKVKTWWLSGLPGAGKTTLAQSLARHLRELSIPVCVLDGDEIRQGLSKDLGFSLADREEQGRRTAEVARLLNLNGISAIVALVSPSMRGRALARGIIGHDKFIETYVSTPLHICQQRDPKGWYARAKQNPALQLTGVSAPYEVPATAECVIDTSQTSLSVAIQQLVSFLKVSAQHG
- a CDS encoding GNAT family N-acetyltransferase — encoded protein: MYKLPAALALREVHEDDQAFLDVLYASRREDLRQMPMDAAFIAQMIKMQQHVQMEGVRLNYPEARHVIVEHAGQPVGRVIIHTGSDELRLIDIAIIPSAQRQGIAKAILLALQADAQDQGKGVSLAVEQTNFAARGLYLKLGFVALGADALFEQMHWQAQELAGTNTLTEVLPANTLANKITQQGQFDATA
- a CDS encoding sulfotransferase, yielding MAKYHFISGLPRSGSTLLAALLLQNPRFHAGMTSPVGSLFRGMLNQLGAGSEFGTVVSKAQRRRLTRGIFESYYADEAEKEVIFDTNRMWTAHMPVLMDQFPDSKVIACVRNVAWIMDSLERRYRANPYEITRLFNDDAERNTVYSRVETLAQANRLVGYPWTALKEAFYGEHASSLLIVDYDLLAQAPEKVMPLVYQFIDEPVFEHDFNQVSYDAPEFDAQLGLHGMHKVRSSVSHEKRTSILPPDLFDKFTTLSFWNNTNQSSANVITVKTPVVDKEASHE
- a CDS encoding phage tail protein, with product MDAFMGTVLAVGFNYPPRGWLFCNGQTVPISQNSAMFALLGTMYGGDGQNTFGIPDLRGRVVVGSQAQGPGLQNVVQGERAGSNNATVISNGTATISLTTANMPSHTHTGTVTLDSITASTTINVGTGTNGGVAAVLNNGGLTSTASGAGSAAAIYLPAGTAPTSPVALGGVTTSVSGSGTVNNSNTGGGTPLTVPVVSSATISNMQPYLGLNYIIAMEGIFPSRN
- a CDS encoding aspartyl/asparaginyl beta-hydroxylase domain-containing protein → MRQPSRYLKLPFSFDLARLHAELLQLEASEWIRHFNTNAYINNWTCLPLRAVDGRIDHIMPVNEGNFQDTALMQSCPYLREVVDTFQCDKTSVRLMSLEAGGIIKEHRDDGTSLEDGITRLHVPITTTPGVLFTIDGEEVHFSAGDTWYLNAACLHGVVNPGSQARVHLMIDCVSNDWLERVFLEAGWIARPKPKYDDPAIHDGNVQEVIAMLRATGQSAGLQIASRLEAIRLGQASAG
- a CDS encoding sulfotransferase; this translates as MQINRIGNKAGFVAEERALLRGQQINEGDLPSMLGWYPVAIDAATENVCWRYLGEARFLESFFLDTLNQQSREQRQVCHTPIESLPEQLACMPQVAPTAFIFHVSRCGSTLLTQMLASLPPCIVMSEPPVIDAFFRYCHDQAEAENAIPVFQALIAALGQRRRDEETHFFIKFDSWHLPWLPFVRKAYPAIPIIFLYREPQAVLASHQRQRGPQMIPGLLDTSRLKPDVSGFPAADFDAYAASMLHCMYCAGLEHAEAEDLLLLNYQQLPDVVWSDLLSLFQLDCDEQLLEKLKQRSGLHSKHRHISFTGDPQPSGLVPAKPGSDYADLCEQKYSQLEQLRAKVKIC